A genomic stretch from Ureibacillus composti includes:
- a CDS encoding catalase: protein MDKGQSNQEKNQTNFEDDQTLTNRQGHPITNNQNIRTVGNRGPATLENYDFIEKISHFDREKVPERIVHARGAGAHGYFEAYGTVSDEPVSKYTRAKLFQEKGKQTPVFVRFSTVVHGLHSPETVRDPRGFAVKFYTEDGNWDLVGNNLKIFFIRDAMKFPDMIHAFRPDPVTNIQDARRFFDFCANSPESFHMVTLVYSPWGIPANYRMMQGSGVNTYKWVNQEGKAVLVKYHWEPKQGIKNLTVKEAEEIQGKNFNHATQDLYEAIERGDYPEWELFVQIMEDGPHPELDFDPLDDTKLWPNDQFPWLPVGKMVLNKNPENFHNEVEQVAFGTGVLVDGLDFSDDKMLQGRTFSYSDTQRYRVGANYLQLPINAAKKRVATNQEGGQLRYYNDKAPGQNLHVNYEPSSMGGLKEAEQSGKEYTPHIEGDLVRDSIDRENNTKQAGETYRNFEQWEKDELINNLVNDLSICPKVLQDKMIALAEEADEEYGRRLREGIAYKMKTKNTEEIADEFHPLGAKDAAQAVNDAINKARSSKPY, encoded by the coding sequence ATGGATAAAGGCCAATCTAATCAAGAAAAAAATCAAACCAACTTTGAAGACGATCAAACACTAACAAATAGACAAGGACATCCCATTACAAATAATCAAAACATTCGTACTGTTGGAAATCGAGGCCCAGCAACACTCGAAAATTACGATTTTATAGAAAAAATTAGCCATTTTGACCGCGAAAAAGTGCCTGAGCGCATAGTGCACGCGCGTGGTGCAGGTGCCCATGGGTATTTTGAAGCTTATGGTACTGTAAGCGATGAACCAGTTTCTAAATATACTCGTGCAAAATTGTTTCAAGAAAAAGGGAAACAAACGCCTGTTTTTGTTCGTTTTTCAACAGTTGTTCATGGCCTACACTCTCCTGAAACAGTACGTGATCCACGAGGATTTGCTGTAAAGTTCTATACTGAAGATGGAAACTGGGATTTAGTTGGTAACAACTTAAAGATTTTCTTTATTCGAGACGCAATGAAATTTCCAGATATGATTCATGCATTCAGACCAGACCCAGTAACAAATATCCAAGATGCTCGAAGATTCTTTGACTTCTGTGCAAATTCACCCGAGTCCTTTCATATGGTTACTCTTGTTTACTCACCGTGGGGTATTCCAGCAAATTATCGAATGATGCAAGGTTCTGGGGTAAACACATATAAATGGGTGAATCAAGAAGGAAAAGCTGTCCTTGTTAAATACCACTGGGAACCGAAACAAGGTATTAAAAATTTAACGGTTAAAGAAGCTGAAGAGATTCAAGGGAAAAACTTTAACCATGCAACTCAAGACTTATACGAAGCCATTGAACGTGGCGATTATCCTGAATGGGAATTATTTGTCCAAATTATGGAGGATGGCCCACATCCTGAATTAGATTTTGACCCACTTGATGACACAAAACTATGGCCAAATGATCAATTCCCTTGGCTTCCAGTTGGGAAAATGGTACTAAATAAAAATCCTGAAAACTTCCATAACGAAGTTGAACAAGTTGCCTTTGGAACTGGTGTCCTTGTAGATGGACTAGATTTCTCCGATGATAAAATGTTACAAGGCAGAACGTTCTCCTATTCAGATACACAGCGTTATCGCGTAGGCGCAAACTATTTACAATTACCAATTAACGCAGCAAAAAAACGTGTAGCAACAAATCAGGAAGGTGGTCAGCTTCGTTATTATAACGATAAAGCACCAGGTCAAAACCTTCATGTAAATTACGAACCATCAAGTATGGGTGGTTTAAAAGAAGCTGAACAATCTGGAAAAGAATATACGCCACATATTGAAGGGGACTTAGTTCGCGATTCCATTGATCGAGAAAATAATACAAAACAAGCCGGTGAAACTTATCGCAATTTTGAGCAATGGGAAAAAGACGAACTAATTAACAACCTAGTAAACGACCTTTCGATTTGTCCAAAAGTTCTTCAAGACAAAATGATTGCTTTAGCCGAAGAAGCTGATGAAGAATATGGCCGTCGTTTAAGAGAAGGTATTGCGTATAAAATGAAAACAAAGAACACGGAAGAAATTGCAGATGAATTTCATCCACTTGGAGCAAAAGATGCTGCACAAGCGGTGAATGATGCCATCAATAAAGCGAGAAGCTCAAAACCTTATTAA
- a CDS encoding PrkA family serine protein kinase has protein sequence MDILRKVRNYREEEDRLKWEGTFAEYLEIVRERPEVAQTAHSRVYNMIKSAGVEGKNGQKWYQFFGREIFGLEESLERLVEEYFHPAARRLDVRKRILLLMGPVSGGKSTIVTMLKRGLEQYARTDEGAVYAIKGCPMHEDPLHLIPHHLREEFYEEYGIRIEGSLSPLNTMRLEEEYGGRVEDVMIERIFFSEDKRVGIGTFTPSDPKSQDIADLTGSIDFSTIAEFGSESDPRAYRFDGELNKANRGMMEFQEMLKLDEKFLWHLLSLTQEGNFKAGRFALISADELIVAHTNETEYRSFIANKKNEALHSRIIVMPIPYNLKVSEEERIYQKMIRESDMAHVHIAPHALRAAAIFSVLSRLEPPKKQNVDILKKMRLYDGESVEGFNSVDIAELKKEYPNEGMNGIDPRYIINRISSAIIRKEVPSINALDVLRALKDGLDQHASISQEDKEKYMNYIAIARKEYDEIAKNEVQKAFVYSYEESAKTLMNNYLDNVEAYCNKNKLRDPLTGEEMNPDEKLMRSIEEQIGISENAKKAFREEILIRLSAFARKGKRFDYNSHERLREAIQKKLFADLKDVVKITTSSSTPDESQLKKVNEVVARLVDEHGYTTTSANELLRYVGSLLNR, from the coding sequence ATCGATATTTTACGAAAGGTAAGAAATTACCGAGAAGAAGAAGATAGGTTGAAGTGGGAAGGTACTTTTGCTGAGTATTTAGAGATTGTGAGAGAAAGACCTGAAGTTGCACAAACAGCGCACTCACGCGTATACAACATGATTAAAAGCGCTGGTGTAGAGGGGAAAAATGGACAAAAGTGGTATCAATTTTTTGGTAGAGAAATATTTGGACTTGAAGAATCACTTGAAAGATTAGTTGAAGAGTATTTCCATCCAGCAGCAAGAAGACTAGATGTTCGAAAACGTATTTTATTATTGATGGGACCAGTAAGTGGTGGTAAATCAACGATTGTGACAATGCTTAAACGAGGTCTTGAGCAATATGCAAGAACAGATGAGGGCGCAGTTTATGCAATTAAGGGTTGTCCAATGCATGAGGATCCATTACATCTGATTCCACACCATTTACGTGAAGAATTTTATGAAGAGTATGGCATTCGTATTGAAGGTAGTTTATCGCCATTGAATACGATGAGACTAGAAGAAGAATATGGCGGGCGAGTTGAAGATGTAATGATTGAGCGTATTTTCTTCTCTGAAGATAAACGCGTTGGAATTGGGACATTTACACCTTCCGATCCAAAATCACAAGATATTGCTGATTTAACTGGTAGTATTGACTTTTCAACTATTGCGGAATTTGGGTCTGAGTCTGATCCACGTGCGTATCGCTTTGACGGTGAATTAAATAAAGCTAACCGCGGTATGATGGAATTCCAGGAAATGTTAAAGTTAGATGAGAAGTTCCTATGGCATTTATTATCGTTAACGCAAGAAGGAAACTTTAAAGCGGGTCGCTTTGCATTAATCAGTGCAGATGAATTAATCGTTGCACATACGAATGAAACGGAATATCGTTCATTTATTGCAAACAAGAAGAATGAAGCTCTTCATTCAAGGATTATTGTTATGCCAATTCCTTACAACTTGAAAGTAAGTGAAGAAGAAAGAATCTATCAAAAAATGATACGAGAAAGTGATATGGCACATGTTCATATTGCACCGCATGCTTTACGTGCAGCAGCTATTTTCTCGGTATTATCAAGGTTAGAGCCACCGAAAAAGCAAAATGTTGATATTTTGAAAAAAATGCGTCTGTATGATGGAGAAAGTGTTGAAGGATTTAACTCTGTCGATATTGCTGAATTAAAGAAAGAATATCCAAATGAAGGTATGAACGGGATTGACCCTCGTTATATTATTAATCGTATTTCTTCTGCTATTATTCGTAAAGAAGTACCTTCAATTAACGCACTTGATGTATTACGTGCATTAAAAGATGGATTAGATCAACACGCATCCATTTCACAAGAAGATAAAGAGAAATATATGAATTACATTGCTATCGCAAGAAAAGAATACGATGAAATTGCGAAAAATGAGGTTCAAAAGGCGTTTGTATACTCGTATGAAGAGTCTGCTAAAACGTTAATGAATAATTACCTGGATAATGTTGAAGCGTATTGCAATAAAAATAAACTTCGCGATCCATTAACAGGTGAAGAAATGAATCCTGATGAAAAACTAATGCGTTCAATTGAAGAGCAAATTGGAATTTCTGAAAATGCGAAGAAGGCGTTCCGTGAGGAAATATTAATTCGTCTTTCTGCATTTGCAAGAAAAGGAAAACGATTCGATTATAACTCTCATGAAAGATTAAGAGAGGCTATCCAAAAGAAACTATTCGCGGACTTAAAAGATGTTGTGAAAATTACAACGTCATCAAGTACGCCTGATGAATCACAACTTAAGAAGGTTAATGAAGTAGTTGCAAGACTTGTAGATGAACATGGATATACAACAACTTCGGCAAATGAATTACTACGTTATGTAGGTAGTTTGCTAAATCGATAG
- a CDS encoding alkaline phosphatase family protein, producing the protein MKLNKVILITITVMIVVLILVFSISLSPTTELAPLGDEPTEKPIIFITVDSLMSEPLQKAIDQGKVPALSFLINHGQFHTDMISSYPTMSVAIDSTVLTGTYPDQHKIPGLIWFNKNENRMISYGSGFREIWNNGVKNVAHDSIIHLNKEHLSQNVETIHEALSKKNLASASINGLIFRGNTEKDLNVPKLVSISGLLPESLQVNGPTILSLGALSQHNPKNDFHKFIWKRMGVNNQFTVNELKYLIEKNKLPSFTFAYLPDEDAELHKKGPEDIKAIEKTDQFIQQLLNSYPSWEEAVDQAIWIIFGDSAQSSIKDNKKMALIDLNKVLDDYSFWDADKPNGQIAIAINERMAYINLNDENIDPLNIIKILQTDNRIGFIAWKNDDINYVLSPQSNEPFTFSVNGPITDQYQQTWTIDGDPSILDLTIQEGTISYGDYPDALARLHGALNSHEGPFIIVDAKPQYEFIEEHSHDHTGGGAHGSLHKIDSLVPLIIVGTNQQPKYNRLVDFKQWVIDLTE; encoded by the coding sequence ATGAAGCTGAATAAAGTAATTCTTATAACTATTACAGTAATGATTGTCGTCTTAATACTTGTATTTTCAATATCATTATCACCAACAACGGAGTTAGCTCCTCTTGGTGATGAACCTACTGAAAAACCAATAATCTTTATCACAGTAGATTCACTAATGTCAGAGCCTCTACAAAAGGCTATTGACCAAGGGAAAGTACCTGCACTGTCTTTTTTAATTAATCATGGACAATTTCATACAGACATGATTAGCTCTTACCCTACTATGTCGGTAGCGATTGATAGTACCGTTTTAACAGGCACATACCCCGACCAACATAAAATCCCTGGACTCATTTGGTTTAACAAAAACGAAAATAGAATGATTAGTTACGGAAGTGGTTTTAGGGAAATATGGAATAACGGAGTAAAAAATGTTGCCCACGATAGTATTATTCACCTAAACAAGGAACATTTAAGCCAAAATGTTGAAACCATTCATGAGGCGCTTTCAAAAAAAAATCTTGCTTCCGCATCGATTAATGGATTAATTTTTCGTGGAAATACAGAGAAAGACTTAAATGTTCCTAAGCTCGTTTCAATTTCCGGACTTTTACCTGAAAGTTTACAGGTGAATGGCCCAACTATTCTTTCTTTAGGCGCGCTATCACAGCATAATCCGAAGAATGATTTTCATAAATTTATATGGAAACGAATGGGTGTAAACAACCAATTTACAGTAAATGAGTTAAAGTATCTAATCGAAAAAAATAAACTTCCCTCGTTTACCTTTGCCTATTTACCTGACGAAGATGCTGAACTACATAAAAAGGGACCAGAGGATATAAAGGCTATTGAAAAAACGGATCAGTTTATCCAACAATTATTAAATAGTTATCCATCATGGGAAGAGGCGGTAGATCAAGCAATTTGGATCATTTTTGGTGATAGTGCTCAATCTTCAATAAAAGATAATAAAAAAATGGCATTAATTGATTTAAATAAAGTGTTAGATGACTATTCATTTTGGGATGCTGACAAACCGAATGGACAAATTGCAATAGCTATCAATGAACGCATGGCATATATTAATTTAAACGACGAAAACATCGACCCACTTAACATTATAAAAATTTTACAAACTGACAATCGTATCGGATTCATTGCTTGGAAAAATGATGATATTAATTATGTACTTTCACCACAATCTAATGAACCATTTACCTTTTCAGTTAATGGACCTATTACAGATCAATATCAACAAACTTGGACGATAGATGGCGATCCTTCTATTTTGGACTTAACAATTCAAGAAGGAACGATCAGTTATGGAGACTACCCTGATGCACTTGCACGATTGCATGGGGCGCTCAACTCACATGAAGGTCCATTTATTATTGTAGACGCTAAGCCACAATATGAATTTATAGAAGAACATAGCCATGATCATACTGGTGGCGGAGCACATGGTTCACTTCATAAGATTGATTCACTTGTCCCCCTCATTATAGTTGGTACGAATCAGCAACCAAAATACAATCGACTTGTTGATTTTAAACAATGGGTTATTGACCTTACTGAATAG
- a CDS encoding S-adenosylmethionine decarboxylase related protein, with protein MKGNHKSITILGGSGGVARAILSILNESVQDVKDPIHSILKNRIIHLVDKKVMSQETYRQFYPNLIDQLVFHQFELNDQSRLIEHLKNTNTSVVVDVSWADTVEMMQCCNKLGINYVNTALENKFIDDNEVLFEGFGLTERVMHLEKHKDSINNSVAILCSGMNPGVVQWMAIELLKKNTLNDSPLACYIVEHDSSFFKDKKKAKKDVIYTTWSPELFLDEAILSYPMFVKQKIPLFLYEQVYDIEFKVTLGDKQFYGCLMQHEEVFSLAKFLNLESGFLYKINDHTTEIIRSNIEDVDKLWDFEMEVLNPLNAELEGEDLCGVLMVYKDRETYLYNVMKNDEVFSKYKVNATYFQVACGLYASLAVLILDQIPKGAYYVDELLLNTTNGFGDYLKHYMTEFVTGENNQSDGLLLDRIKK; from the coding sequence ACTAGGAGGTTCAGGTGGTGTAGCAAGAGCTATTCTTTCAATACTCAATGAGAGTGTTCAAGATGTTAAGGATCCCATCCATTCGATTCTTAAAAATAGAATAATTCATCTAGTAGATAAAAAAGTAATGTCCCAAGAAACATATCGACAATTCTATCCCAATTTAATAGATCAATTAGTTTTTCACCAATTTGAATTAAATGATCAAAGCCGATTAATTGAGCACCTTAAAAATACAAATACTTCTGTAGTTGTTGACGTGTCTTGGGCAGATACAGTAGAAATGATGCAATGTTGTAATAAGCTTGGTATTAATTATGTCAATACAGCATTAGAAAATAAATTTATCGATGACAATGAAGTATTATTTGAAGGATTTGGTTTAACCGAAAGAGTGATGCATTTAGAGAAACATAAGGATAGCATTAATAATTCGGTCGCTATTCTTTGTTCAGGAATGAACCCAGGTGTAGTTCAATGGATGGCAATAGAGCTTCTCAAGAAGAATACCTTAAATGATTCGCCTCTTGCATGCTATATCGTTGAACACGATAGTTCCTTTTTTAAAGATAAAAAGAAAGCGAAGAAAGATGTTATCTATACTACTTGGTCCCCCGAGTTGTTTCTAGACGAAGCCATTTTAAGCTATCCAATGTTTGTGAAACAAAAAATACCGCTTTTTTTATATGAACAAGTGTATGATATTGAATTTAAAGTGACGTTAGGGGACAAACAATTTTACGGCTGTTTAATGCAACATGAAGAAGTTTTTAGCTTAGCGAAGTTCCTTAATTTGGAGAGTGGTTTTCTTTATAAAATTAACGATCATACAACAGAGATCATTCGTTCAAATATTGAAGACGTTGATAAGTTATGGGACTTTGAAATGGAAGTTCTAAATCCTCTTAATGCGGAATTAGAGGGAGAAGATTTATGTGGAGTGCTAATGGTTTATAAAGATCGTGAAACATATCTATACAATGTTATGAAAAACGATGAAGTGTTTTCAAAATACAAAGTAAACGCAACGTATTTTCAAGTAGCATGTGGACTTTATGCATCCTTGGCGGTGCTAATATTAGATCAAATTCCTAAGGGTGCTTATTATGTGGATGAGCTTTTATTGAATACAACAAACGGTTTTGGTGATTATCTAAAACACTATATGACCGAATTTGTAACTGGAGAAAATAACCAATCAGATGGGCTACTACTCGACAGGATAAAAAAATAA
- the yhbH gene encoding sporulation protein YhbH, protein MSENNNKSFVVSQENWSLHRKGYQDQQRHMEKVKEAIKNNLPDLISEESIIMSNGREVIKIPIRSLDEYKIRYNYDKSKHVGQGQGDSKVGDVVARDGNSGSGKAPGKGKKVGDVAGEDYYEAEVNIEDVQNMLFKELELPNLQQKEMAEITKEKIEFNDIRKKGLMGNIDKKRTILTAIRRNAMKGKAQITPIHNDDLRFKTWDDINKPESKAVVLAMMDTSGSMGNFEKYCARTFFFWMTRFLRTKYQSVEIEFIAHSTEAKIVTEEEFFTKGESGGTICSSAYVKALDLVHGKYSPSRYNIYPVHFSDGENMVSDNEKCLKLVRELMEISSMFGYGEVNALNRYSTLMSAYKKIDDPKFRYHVLKQKKDVYDALKSFFQKVEA, encoded by the coding sequence ATGAGTGAAAATAATAATAAGAGTTTTGTTGTTTCTCAGGAAAATTGGTCACTCCATCGCAAAGGATATCAAGATCAGCAGCGACATATGGAGAAAGTTAAAGAAGCAATTAAAAATAACTTGCCAGATTTGATTAGTGAAGAAAGCATTATCATGTCAAATGGCCGCGAAGTTATTAAAATCCCTATCCGATCTTTAGATGAATATAAAATTCGTTATAACTACGATAAATCTAAGCATGTTGGCCAAGGGCAGGGCGACAGTAAAGTTGGAGATGTTGTAGCTCGAGATGGAAATTCGGGAAGTGGAAAGGCACCTGGCAAAGGGAAAAAAGTTGGGGACGTTGCGGGTGAAGACTATTATGAAGCAGAAGTAAATATTGAAGATGTGCAAAATATGTTATTTAAAGAGCTAGAGCTTCCGAATTTACAACAAAAAGAGATGGCTGAAATAACAAAGGAAAAAATCGAATTTAATGATATTCGGAAAAAGGGTCTGATGGGGAATATTGATAAAAAGCGGACAATATTAACGGCAATTAGACGTAATGCGATGAAAGGGAAAGCACAAATTACTCCTATTCATAATGATGATTTACGATTTAAGACATGGGATGACATTAATAAACCTGAATCAAAAGCAGTTGTGTTAGCAATGATGGATACGAGTGGTTCAATGGGGAATTTTGAAAAGTATTGTGCAAGAACGTTTTTCTTCTGGATGACTAGATTTTTACGAACAAAATATCAGTCAGTCGAAATTGAATTTATTGCCCATAGTACGGAGGCGAAAATTGTAACAGAAGAAGAGTTCTTTACAAAAGGTGAAAGTGGAGGAACAATTTGTTCATCTGCTTATGTAAAAGCACTCGACCTTGTACATGGTAAGTATAGTCCATCTCGTTATAATATTTATCCTGTTCATTTCTCGGATGGAGAGAACATGGTATCTGATAACGAAAAATGTTTAAAATTAGTGCGTGAACTAATGGAGATTTCTAGCATGTTTGGTTATGGAGAAGTGAATGCTCTTAACCGCTACTCAACTTTAATGTCTGCTTATAAAAAAATTGATGACCCAAAATTTAGATATCACGTTCTAAAACAAAAGAAAGATGTTTATGATGCGTTAAAAAGCTTTTTCCAAAAAGTAGAGGCATAG
- a CDS encoding SpoVR family protein, which produces MEKEIQRAIEEITEIATGFGLDFFPMRYEICPAEIIYTIGAYGMPTRFAHWSFGKQFHKMKLQYDLGLSQIYELVINSDPCYAFLLDTNTLTQNKLIIAHVLAHCDFFKNNVRFSNTRRDMVESMTATAERIAGYEKDYGKEEVEKFLDAVLAIQEHIDPLLLRSKFGYDYEEEEEEIILSKSPYDDLWGLDSKEIVQKQPVQKKRQFPPKPEKDILLFIEHYSRELEDWQRDILTMMREEMLYFWPQLETKIMNEGWASYWHQRIMRELDLTTDETIEYAKLNAGVVQPSKTSINPYYLGLKIFEDIEARYNNPTEEMKKFGVKANSGREKIFEVREIESDISFIRNYLTKDLVKKEDLFLFAKKGNDYVITDKDYENIRDQLVSMRVNGGFPYIEVENGDYLKNGELYLAHRYEGMELDPHYLEHVLPYIYQLWGRSVHVETYIEGKPVVYSYDGRKSHRRFI; this is translated from the coding sequence GTGGAAAAAGAAATTCAACGAGCGATTGAAGAGATTACGGAAATTGCAACAGGTTTTGGACTTGATTTTTTCCCAATGCGTTATGAAATTTGTCCAGCAGAAATCATTTATACAATTGGTGCATATGGAATGCCTACTCGTTTTGCCCATTGGAGTTTTGGGAAACAATTTCACAAAATGAAGCTGCAGTACGATTTAGGGTTAAGTCAAATTTACGAACTAGTCATTAACTCAGATCCTTGTTACGCATTTTTGCTCGATACCAATACGCTAACTCAAAATAAGTTAATTATTGCTCACGTTTTAGCTCATTGTGACTTCTTTAAAAATAATGTGCGATTCTCCAATACAAGAAGAGATATGGTTGAAAGCATGACAGCAACTGCAGAACGAATTGCAGGCTATGAAAAGGATTATGGGAAAGAGGAAGTTGAGAAGTTTTTAGACGCTGTGTTAGCGATTCAAGAACATATTGATCCATTATTATTACGCTCAAAATTCGGATACGACTATGAAGAGGAAGAAGAGGAGATCATTTTATCCAAATCACCATACGATGATTTATGGGGGTTAGATTCGAAGGAAATTGTACAAAAGCAACCAGTACAAAAGAAAAGACAATTCCCTCCAAAACCTGAAAAGGATATATTATTATTCATCGAACATTACAGTCGTGAATTAGAAGATTGGCAAAGAGATATTTTAACGATGATGCGTGAAGAAATGCTTTACTTCTGGCCACAATTGGAAACGAAAATTATGAATGAAGGATGGGCATCTTACTGGCATCAACGAATTATGAGAGAGCTGGATTTAACTACAGATGAAACAATAGAATATGCAAAGCTAAATGCAGGTGTTGTTCAGCCATCTAAAACTAGCATTAACCCATACTATCTTGGATTGAAGATATTTGAAGATATTGAAGCACGCTACAATAATCCAACTGAAGAAATGAAAAAGTTTGGGGTAAAAGCTAACTCAGGTCGTGAAAAAATCTTTGAAGTAAGAGAAATTGAATCAGATATTTCCTTTATCCGAAATTATTTAACGAAGGATTTAGTGAAGAAAGAGGACTTATTCTTATTTGCGAAAAAAGGAAATGATTATGTTATTACGGATAAAGATTATGAAAATATTCGTGACCAACTAGTTTCAATGCGTGTGAATGGCGGATTCCCATATATTGAAGTTGAAAATGGTGACTATTTAAAAAATGGTGAATTATATTTAGCTCATCGCTATGAAGGAATGGAACTTGACCCACATTATTTAGAACATGTTTTACCTTATATTTATCAGTTGTGGGGCCGTTCAGTACATGTCGAAACGTATATTGAGGGAAAACCTGTTGTATATTCTTATGATGGAAGAAAGAGTCATCGCCGTTTTATATAA